The Candidatus Rokuibacteriota bacterium genome has a window encoding:
- a CDS encoding ABC transporter ATP-binding protein, translating to MRFGGLAAVNDVSITVPRGQIRAIIGPNGAGKSTFFNCITGVLRPTSGRILLDGADIAGLPPNRVSHRGLARSYQITNILPGASVLENVRIAAQSRQHGWGLLRHHRAYGDLVERARAVLASVGLGGKEDELAANLSHGEQRNLEIGIALATEPQLLCLDEPTAGMSVAETHATVELIRRIARDLTILIVEHDMEVVMGLARAITVLHYGEVLAEGTPAEIQANSRVQEVYLKS from the coding sequence ATGCGCTTCGGCGGCCTCGCGGCCGTCAACGACGTGAGCATCACCGTGCCGCGCGGCCAGATCCGGGCCATCATCGGCCCCAACGGCGCCGGCAAGTCCACCTTCTTCAACTGCATCACCGGCGTGCTCCGTCCCACGAGCGGCCGCATCCTCCTCGACGGCGCGGACATCGCCGGCCTGCCCCCGAACCGCGTCTCCCACAGGGGCCTGGCCCGCTCCTACCAGATCACCAACATCCTCCCCGGGGCCTCCGTGCTGGAGAACGTCCGCATCGCCGCCCAGTCGCGGCAGCACGGCTGGGGTCTCCTCCGCCACCACCGCGCCTACGGAGACCTGGTGGAGCGGGCGCGGGCCGTCCTGGCCTCGGTGGGGCTGGGCGGGAAGGAGGACGAGCTGGCCGCTAACCTGTCCCACGGCGAGCAGCGCAACCTCGAGATCGGCATCGCACTCGCCACCGAGCCCCAGCTCCTGTGCCTCGACGAGCCCACGGCCGGCATGAGTGTCGCCGAGACCCACGCCACGGTGGAGCTGATCCGCCGCATCGCCCGGGACCTCACCATCCTCATCGTCGAGCACGACATGGAGGTGGTGATGGGGCTCGCCCGGGCCATCACGGTGCTGCACTACGGCGAGGTGCTCGCGGAGGGCACGCCCGCCGAGATCCAGGCCAACTCGCGGGTGCAGGAAGTCTATCTGAAGAGCTGA
- a CDS encoding ABC transporter ATP-binding protein → MMLALDDVHTHYGKSHILHGVSLEVGHGEVVGLLGRNGVGKSTTLKTIMGLVRPSRGRIAFEGREVVGLAAHRLAHVGIAWVPEDRRVFRLLTVLENLRTGLDRPGVTEERKRQLLEKVYAHFPVLAERRSQAGGTLSGGEQQMLAIARAMMLEPKIILLDEPTEGLMPRMVGQIREIIELLHRDGVAILLVEQNVPLTLEASDRIYIMEKGVVRHQASAAALRSDDTVIHQYLGV, encoded by the coding sequence CTGATGCTCGCCCTGGACGACGTCCACACCCACTACGGCAAGAGCCACATCCTGCACGGCGTCTCCCTCGAGGTGGGCCACGGTGAGGTCGTGGGCCTCCTGGGGCGCAACGGCGTGGGGAAGAGCACGACGCTCAAGACCATCATGGGCCTGGTGCGCCCCTCGCGGGGCCGGATCGCCTTCGAGGGACGCGAGGTCGTCGGCCTGGCCGCCCACCGCCTGGCCCACGTGGGCATCGCCTGGGTCCCCGAGGATCGCCGCGTCTTCAGGCTCCTGACGGTCCTGGAGAACCTCCGCACCGGACTCGACCGGCCTGGGGTCACCGAGGAGCGGAAGCGGCAGCTGCTGGAGAAGGTCTACGCCCACTTCCCGGTGCTGGCGGAGCGGCGCAGCCAGGCCGGCGGCACGCTGTCCGGGGGCGAGCAGCAGATGCTCGCCATCGCCCGCGCCATGATGCTCGAGCCCAAGATCATCCTGCTGGACGAGCCCACGGAGGGACTCATGCCCCGCATGGTGGGCCAGATCCGGGAGATCATCGAGCTGCTGCACCGTGACGGCGTCGCCATCCTGCTCGTCGAGCAGAACGTCCCCCTCACGCTCGAGGCGAGCGACCGGATCTACATCATGGAGAAGGGAGTGGTCCGCCACCAAGCGTCCGCAGCCGCGCTCCGCAGCGACGACACCGTGATCCACCAGTACCTGGGGGTCTAG
- a CDS encoding branched-chain amino acid ABC transporter permease produces MAIPVDQILIQTVNGLVNGMILALVASGLTLIFGIMDVVNFAHGELVMLGGFTGAVTIAATGNFWLALLVASLVIAVFGAALQATTLRPLLGRDPLTTILATFGMSLVLQKYALWQWGPSARKIQEPLTGQFQLFYLEYPWYRILTAVLSAAIIGGFWLFLRYGKYGVWIRATTQDRIMASAMGIPVPWVHTGVFAIGAGMAAASGVLFGPLGGVTQNMGLDFTLRAFIVVVVGGMGNLGGSIFASIFISLLEAYASLVVSPAQAVIVSFVVLILTLLFRPTGLFVPTPK; encoded by the coding sequence GTGGCCATCCCCGTGGACCAGATCCTGATCCAGACGGTGAACGGCCTCGTCAACGGGATGATCCTCGCGCTGGTGGCCTCGGGACTCACCCTCATCTTCGGGATCATGGACGTGGTCAACTTCGCCCATGGCGAGCTCGTCATGCTGGGCGGCTTCACGGGCGCCGTGACCATCGCGGCGACGGGCAACTTCTGGCTCGCTCTCCTGGTCGCCTCCCTCGTCATCGCGGTCTTCGGCGCCGCGCTGCAGGCGACGACGCTGCGCCCGCTGCTCGGCCGCGACCCGCTCACCACGATCCTCGCCACCTTCGGCATGTCGCTGGTGCTCCAGAAGTACGCGCTCTGGCAGTGGGGGCCCTCGGCGCGGAAGATCCAGGAGCCCCTCACGGGCCAGTTCCAGCTCTTCTACCTGGAGTACCCCTGGTACCGCATCCTCACGGCTGTCTTGTCGGCGGCGATCATCGGCGGCTTCTGGCTCTTCCTGCGCTACGGCAAGTACGGGGTCTGGATCCGCGCCACCACCCAGGACCGCATCATGGCCTCGGCCATGGGCATCCCGGTGCCCTGGGTCCACACCGGCGTGTTCGCCATCGGCGCCGGCATGGCCGCCGCCAGCGGCGTGCTCTTCGGACCCCTCGGCGGGGTCACGCAGAACATGGGGCTCGACTTCACCCTGCGGGCCTTCATCGTGGTGGTGGTGGGTGGGATGGGCAACCTCGGCGGCTCCATCTTCGCCTCGATCTTCATCAGCCTGCTCGAGGCCTACGCCTCGCTCGTCGTGAGCCCGGCGCAGGCGGTCATCGTCTCCTTCGTCGTCCTGATCCTCACGCTCCTCTTCCGGCCCACGGGCCTCTTCGTCCCCACCCCCAAGTGA
- a CDS encoding branched-chain amino acid ABC transporter permease translates to MPARRSPVAYWTGFAVVLVLLVLAPLVLPEFWRRFVTEILIWGLLAMSSDILIGYTGMVSFGHSVFFGLGMYGAATALLSVKPPNLWLALLYGLAAAAVVSVFVAYFATRLRDIYFAITTLVFSQIFYVIIFTWTEVTGGENGLTFAQPPLSIPGLWAARFTPVTLHWFVLAVVTLSYLLLRRITQSPFGMVLQSIRENEPRTRAIGYAVERYKIVAVMLSGLFAGLAGILYAVQNKFAAPDFVFFLVSGEVVIFNVMGGMGTLVGPVAGAAFFLLLREGVSRYFSEYYLIPVGIIFTAMVIFMPQGLLGFAKRRLNE, encoded by the coding sequence ATGCCCGCGCGCCGCTCGCCCGTCGCCTACTGGACCGGCTTTGCCGTCGTGCTCGTGCTGCTGGTGCTGGCCCCGCTCGTCCTGCCAGAGTTCTGGCGTCGCTTCGTCACCGAGATCCTGATCTGGGGTCTCCTCGCGATGTCCTCGGACATCCTGATCGGCTACACGGGCATGGTCTCCTTCGGCCACTCGGTCTTCTTCGGCCTGGGCATGTACGGGGCGGCGACTGCGCTCCTCTCCGTCAAGCCGCCCAACCTCTGGCTCGCGCTGCTCTACGGGCTCGCCGCCGCCGCGGTGGTCTCCGTCTTCGTGGCCTACTTCGCCACCCGGCTGCGCGACATCTACTTCGCCATCACGACGCTCGTCTTCTCGCAGATCTTCTACGTCATCATCTTCACGTGGACGGAGGTCACAGGCGGCGAGAACGGGCTCACCTTCGCCCAGCCCCCCCTCTCCATCCCCGGCCTGTGGGCGGCCCGCTTCACGCCGGTGACGCTGCACTGGTTCGTGCTCGCCGTGGTGACCCTCTCGTACCTGCTCCTCCGCCGGATCACCCAGTCTCCGTTCGGGATGGTGCTGCAGTCCATCCGCGAGAACGAGCCCCGGACCCGGGCCATCGGCTACGCCGTCGAGCGCTACAAGATCGTGGCGGTCATGCTGTCGGGGCTCTTCGCGGGTCTCGCCGGCATCCTGTACGCGGTCCAGAACAAGTTCGCCGCGCCCGACTTCGTCTTCTTCCTGGTGTCCGGCGAGGTCGTGATCTTCAACGTGATGGGCGGCATGGGCACGCTGGTGGGCCCCGTGGCGGGCGCGGCCTTCTTCCTGTTGCTGCGCGAGGGCGTCTCCCGCTACTTCAGCGAGTACTACCTGATCCCCGTGGGCATCATCTTCACCGCCATGGTGATCTTCATGCCCCAGGGGCTCCTGGGTTTCGCCAAGCGCCGCCTGAACGAGTAG
- a CDS encoding periplasmic heavy metal sensor produces MTRMRDLATIAAVLALAIPAAAGQRPPAREGAPTAVAHEELGRAFEDLAGQLRGLGSRFREHFLPGDPHDRPLVTLMLQHRSELGLTPQQIDTLERLRSDFQREAIRRDADLRVAEMDLAALRRREPVDLGQVEAKVREIERLRAEQRLARIRTIEQGKGQLTPEQREKLRGLLAGGVSPQRL; encoded by the coding sequence ATGACGCGGATGCGCGATCTCGCGACCATCGCGGCAGTCCTGGCCCTGGCGATCCCGGCCGCCGCGGGCCAACGCCCCCCCGCCCGGGAAGGCGCCCCCACTGCTGTGGCCCACGAGGAGCTCGGCCGGGCCTTCGAGGATCTGGCGGGCCAGCTCCGCGGCCTCGGCTCCCGGTTCCGCGAGCACTTCCTCCCCGGGGATCCGCACGATCGCCCGCTCGTCACGCTGATGCTCCAACACAGGAGCGAGCTCGGCTTGACCCCGCAGCAGATCGACACGCTGGAGCGGCTCAGGAGCGACTTCCAGCGCGAGGCCATCCGGCGGGATGCCGATCTGCGTGTGGCGGAGATGGACCTGGCCGCCCTCAGGCGGCGCGAGCCGGTGGACCTGGGGCAGGTGGAGGCGAAGGTGCGCGAGATCGAGCGGCTGCGCGCCGAGCAGCGCCTGGCGCGGATCCGCACCATCGAGCAGGGGAAGGGTCAGCTCACGCCCGAGCAGCGCGAGAAGCTGCGCGGGCTCCTTGCCGGGGGCGTGTCTCCTCAGCGCTTGTAG
- a CDS encoding YifB family Mg chelatase-like AAA ATPase: MLARVRSAVLQGIEATCVSVEVDVASGLPSFTTVGLPDSSVRESRDRIRAAIHNAGFEFPAERITVNLAPADLRKDGTAFDLPMAVGILAATGLVKPDLLERAALLGELSLDGRVRPVRGVLPVALLCLRQGIPLLIVPAENAREAAVVAGVDVIPVQSIHDTVEHLNGERPLRAVQAPMRVSLEPGREDTDFAEVRGQAHAKRALEIAAAGGHNVLMLGPPGAGKTMLAQRLATILPPLSLDEAIEVSVVWSVAGLLTAERGLVTRRPFRAPHHTVSGSGLVGGGGIPHPGEASLAHLGVLFLDELPEFSQRALESLRQPLEDGLITVTRAAGSAAFPARFQLVGAANPCRRGCRSVETCACTPAERARYLGRLSGPLLDRIDLHVELTAVSYAELDTDAPAESSAAIRRRVLAARARQTARFAGTGVRVNARMSGRQARHFCHVPPDASRLLGRAVSQLGLSARAYHRLLKVARTVADLADRDAIAAEHVAEAIQYRDPDRAT, from the coding sequence GTGCTCGCGCGTGTCCGCTCGGCCGTGCTCCAGGGCATCGAGGCCACCTGCGTCTCGGTGGAGGTGGATGTCGCCTCGGGCCTGCCCTCCTTCACCACGGTGGGGCTGCCGGACTCGAGCGTGCGCGAGAGCCGCGACCGCATCCGCGCCGCCATCCACAACGCGGGCTTCGAGTTCCCGGCGGAGCGCATCACGGTGAACCTGGCGCCGGCCGACCTGCGCAAGGACGGCACGGCCTTCGACCTGCCCATGGCGGTGGGCATCCTGGCCGCGACGGGGCTGGTCAAGCCCGATCTCCTCGAGCGCGCCGCGCTGCTGGGAGAGCTGTCCCTGGACGGCCGCGTCCGTCCCGTGCGAGGCGTCCTGCCCGTGGCGCTCCTGTGCCTTCGGCAGGGGATCCCGCTCCTGATTGTGCCTGCGGAGAACGCCCGGGAAGCCGCGGTCGTCGCGGGGGTGGACGTGATCCCGGTCCAGAGCATCCACGACACGGTGGAGCACCTCAACGGGGAGCGGCCCCTGAGAGCGGTGCAAGCCCCGATGCGAGTCTCGCTCGAGCCCGGCCGCGAGGACACTGACTTCGCCGAGGTGCGGGGCCAGGCCCACGCCAAGCGCGCCCTCGAGATCGCAGCCGCCGGCGGCCACAACGTCCTCATGCTCGGGCCGCCCGGCGCAGGCAAGACCATGCTCGCGCAGCGGCTGGCCACGATCCTCCCCCCGCTTTCGCTGGACGAGGCCATCGAGGTCTCGGTGGTCTGGAGCGTGGCCGGGCTCCTGACCGCCGAGCGGGGGCTCGTGACGCGGCGCCCGTTCCGGGCGCCCCACCACACGGTATCCGGGTCGGGGCTCGTCGGCGGCGGCGGCATTCCCCATCCGGGAGAGGCCAGCCTCGCGCATCTCGGCGTGCTCTTCCTCGACGAATTGCCCGAGTTCTCCCAGCGCGCCCTCGAGTCGCTGCGCCAGCCGCTGGAGGATGGGCTGATCACCGTCACCCGCGCCGCAGGCAGCGCGGCCTTCCCCGCGCGCTTCCAGCTCGTGGGCGCCGCGAACCCCTGCCGGCGCGGCTGCCGCTCCGTCGAGACTTGCGCCTGCACCCCCGCCGAGCGCGCGCGCTATCTCGGCCGGCTCTCGGGGCCGCTCCTGGACCGGATCGACCTGCACGTCGAGCTGACGGCGGTGAGCTACGCGGAGCTGGATACCGATGCGCCCGCCGAGTCCTCGGCCGCCATCCGCCGGCGCGTGCTCGCCGCGCGCGCCCGCCAGACCGCGCGCTTCGCGGGCACCGGCGTGCGCGTGAACGCCCGGATGAGCGGGCGGCAGGCGCGCCACTTCTGCCACGTCCCCCCGGACGCCTCCCGCCTGCTCGGGCGGGCCGTCTCTCAGCTCGGGCTCTCGGCGCGCGCCTATCACCGCCTGCTCAAGGTCGCCCGAACCGTGGCCGACCTGGCCGACCGTGACGCCATCGCCGCCGAGCACGTGGCCGAGGCGATCCAGTACCGGGACCCTGACCGCGCGACCTGA
- a CDS encoding sulfurtransferase gives MAVTLLLALTGTAAAAEVIVDTAYVAKQKDKPGVVVLDARPDRAYKSDHIPGAITLGGRGAAVVLRDVDARILPVKTLEKILGEAGIGRDQEIIVYGNKGDTGMTVPFWILEYLGAEKVRAYWGGIDDWKAAKQPLSKEERKLPAATFTAKVRGERLASTDYVKTHLKNAAVQLVDARTLKEFSGDDIRAVRGGHIPGAVLIPFEQNWVDPEAAKKLGDGRVTSRDGMALKEAQALRELYKGLDPKKEVVAYCQTGTRSTLSYVVLRSLGFEKVRNYDDSWIVWGSRLDLPVGNVSYYDFVKVNAALKRLDQLEQQVDDLERAMKPKKTETR, from the coding sequence ATGGCTGTGACACTCCTCCTGGCCCTCACGGGTACGGCCGCCGCGGCCGAGGTCATCGTGGACACGGCCTACGTGGCCAAGCAGAAGGACAAGCCGGGGGTGGTGGTCCTCGACGCGCGCCCGGACAGGGCCTACAAGAGCGACCACATTCCCGGCGCCATCACCCTGGGTGGCCGGGGCGCGGCGGTGGTCCTCAGAGACGTGGATGCGCGCATCCTCCCTGTGAAGACGCTGGAGAAGATCCTGGGCGAGGCGGGAATCGGTCGCGACCAGGAGATCATCGTCTATGGCAACAAGGGCGATACCGGCATGACGGTGCCGTTCTGGATCCTCGAGTACCTCGGAGCGGAGAAGGTCCGCGCCTACTGGGGCGGGATCGACGACTGGAAGGCCGCGAAGCAGCCGCTCAGCAAGGAGGAGCGGAAGCTGCCCGCCGCGACGTTCACGGCCAAGGTCCGCGGGGAGCGTCTGGCCTCCACCGACTACGTCAAGACCCACCTGAAGAACGCCGCCGTCCAGCTGGTCGACGCCCGGACACTCAAGGAGTTCTCGGGGGACGACATCCGCGCCGTCCGCGGCGGGCACATCCCCGGGGCCGTCCTGATCCCCTTCGAGCAGAACTGGGTGGACCCCGAGGCGGCGAAGAAGCTCGGCGACGGGCGGGTGACGAGCCGCGACGGCATGGCCCTCAAGGAGGCCCAGGCTCTCCGCGAGCTGTACAAGGGGCTGGACCCCAAGAAGGAAGTCGTCGCGTACTGCCAGACGGGTACCCGGTCCACGCTCAGCTACGTGGTGCTGCGCTCGCTCGGCTTCGAGAAAGTCCGCAACTACGACGACTCCTGGATCGTCTGGGGAAGCCGGCTGGACCTGCCGGTGGGGAATGTCAGCTACTACGACTTCGTCAAGGTGAACGCGGCGCTCAAGCGGCTGGATCAGCTGGAGCAGCAGGTGGATGATCTCGAGCGTGCGATGAAACCGAAGAAGACCGAGACGCGCTAG
- a CDS encoding DsrE family protein → MAGERLLIFQTHGVLHPHRTYAPLFFALTAAAMDLKVAVWFSMEGVTQLRKGAAERVELEPGSGMTLADWLRQAQEAGVELMACAHAMGVEKMTEADLIDGVRIVGVAGALDRCLEADRVMYF, encoded by the coding sequence ATGGCGGGGGAGCGGCTGCTCATCTTCCAGACCCACGGCGTGCTCCACCCGCACCGGACCTATGCGCCGCTGTTCTTCGCGCTGACGGCGGCGGCCATGGACCTGAAGGTCGCCGTCTGGTTCAGCATGGAGGGCGTCACCCAGCTCCGCAAGGGAGCCGCCGAGCGTGTCGAGCTCGAGCCCGGGAGCGGGATGACGCTGGCCGACTGGCTGCGCCAGGCGCAGGAGGCGGGGGTCGAGCTGATGGCCTGCGCTCACGCCATGGGCGTGGAGAAGATGACCGAGGCCGACCTGATCGACGGCGTGCGCATCGTGGGCGTGGCGGGGGCGCTCGACCGCTGCCTCGAGGCCGATCGCGTCATGTACTTCTGA
- a CDS encoding DsrE family protein, translating to MRLAIVVSSDRNLRHVVGLTTAAAGKGHQVSLFAMDSGTRLLAEPACAGLSKLAGVSMSVCEHSAAGHGVTREGLPGEIVWGSQYHNAVMTHDADRVLVL from the coding sequence ATGAGGCTCGCCATCGTCGTCAGCAGCGACAGGAATCTGCGGCATGTCGTGGGACTGACCACGGCAGCCGCCGGCAAGGGCCACCAGGTCTCCCTCTTCGCCATGGACTCGGGGACCCGGCTCCTGGCGGAGCCAGCCTGCGCCGGCCTCTCGAAGCTCGCCGGCGTCAGCATGAGCGTCTGCGAGCACAGCGCCGCGGGCCACGGCGTCACCCGGGAGGGGCTCCCCGGGGAGATCGTGTGGGGCAGCCAGTACCACAACGCCGTGATGACCCACGACGCCGACAGGGTGCTCGTCCTGTGA
- a CDS encoding glycosyltransferase family 39 protein, whose amino-acid sequence MVTAAAGRLLHGQRLARGVLSASTALATLCAWLTLLAFRGLDDNRLTSWQWAFADAPVAGLTGLLVAAMGLAWALCRAAPPERHAVPLLGLAAFLAAALFWREPEVIVDAARYFTQAKHLAVHGVGTFLSEWGTAMPAWTDLPLVPFLYGLLFAVWGEGRAPAQAFTALCFSGTALLTYGMGRRLWDGSVGLYGGALLLGMPYLLTQVPLMLVDVPTMFFLTLALWAAIAAIQDGGSVRLALASAALALALLSKYTAWLLCSGVPVIALVHARGKPGRVLVRAAVIVTAAGLVVGALAVARPELASAQLGLLWSYQLPGLGRWRESLASTFLFQIHPFVTVAAAWGAALAARSRDCRFAVPAWPLLLLLALGAGRSRYIIPALPMLALMAACGLRSIARPEIRRFAAACIVTASLLVAVLGYLPHLARTSAVNLRDAGAYLDALDADVVEVLVLPQPGSGVNPAVSVPLLDLHTAKRLVARVGPPASAPPEEIEQSPLRFTWAYALPAYYAPGAASPSGPGTRVLILARPDQPLTAAVEGALRGYRFARAFEVREPWFRYGTVLRVYRRAEVAAAGGRS is encoded by the coding sequence GTGGTGACGGCGGCGGCTGGCCGGCTCCTGCACGGCCAGCGGCTGGCCCGCGGGGTCCTCAGCGCCTCCACCGCGCTGGCGACGCTCTGCGCCTGGCTCACCCTGCTGGCCTTCCGGGGGCTCGACGACAACCGTCTGACGAGCTGGCAGTGGGCATTCGCCGACGCCCCCGTGGCGGGCCTCACCGGGCTCCTCGTCGCAGCCATGGGGCTGGCCTGGGCGCTCTGTCGGGCCGCGCCGCCCGAGCGCCACGCCGTGCCCCTCCTGGGGCTGGCGGCCTTCCTCGCCGCGGCGCTCTTCTGGAGAGAACCCGAGGTAATCGTGGACGCCGCGCGCTACTTCACCCAGGCCAAGCACCTCGCGGTCCACGGGGTCGGCACCTTCCTCAGCGAGTGGGGCACGGCCATGCCCGCCTGGACCGACCTGCCCCTGGTTCCCTTCCTGTACGGCCTGCTCTTCGCCGTGTGGGGCGAGGGGCGGGCGCCGGCCCAGGCGTTCACGGCGCTCTGCTTCTCGGGCACGGCCCTCCTCACCTACGGCATGGGCAGGCGGCTCTGGGACGGGAGCGTGGGCCTCTACGGCGGCGCGCTCCTCCTGGGCATGCCGTATCTCCTCACCCAGGTCCCGCTGATGCTCGTCGATGTCCCCACGATGTTCTTCCTGACGCTGGCGCTGTGGGCGGCCATCGCCGCCATCCAGGACGGGGGGAGCGTGAGGCTCGCCCTGGCCTCGGCCGCCCTCGCCCTGGCGCTCCTGTCCAAGTACACGGCGTGGCTGCTCTGCTCCGGCGTGCCGGTCATCGCCCTGGTCCACGCCCGCGGGAAGCCCGGGCGGGTCCTGGTGCGCGCGGCGGTGATCGTGACGGCAGCCGGCCTCGTCGTGGGCGCCCTGGCCGTGGCCAGGCCCGAGTTGGCCTCGGCGCAACTCGGGCTGCTCTGGAGCTATCAGTTGCCCGGCCTGGGCCGCTGGCGGGAGAGCCTCGCCTCCACCTTCCTGTTCCAGATCCACCCCTTCGTCACGGTGGCGGCCGCGTGGGGCGCCGCGCTGGCCGCTCGCAGCCGGGACTGTCGCTTCGCGGTCCCGGCCTGGCCCCTGCTCCTCCTGCTGGCGCTCGGCGCCGGGCGGAGCCGGTACATCATCCCGGCACTGCCGATGCTGGCCCTGATGGCCGCCTGCGGGCTGCGCTCGATCGCCCGGCCGGAGATCCGCCGCTTCGCCGCCGCCTGCATCGTGACGGCCTCGCTCCTGGTCGCCGTCCTCGGCTACCTCCCCCATCTCGCGAGGACGAGCGCCGTGAATCTCAGGGACGCCGGGGCGTATCTGGATGCGCTCGACGCCGATGTCGTGGAGGTGCTGGTGCTCCCACAGCCGGGGTCGGGGGTCAACCCGGCAGTGTCCGTGCCGCTCCTGGACCTGCACACCGCCAAGCGCCTCGTCGCCCGCGTCGGGCCGCCGGCCTCGGCGCCGCCCGAGGAGATCGAGCAGTCACCGCTGCGCTTCACCTGGGCCTATGCCCTCCCCGCCTACTACGCCCCCGGAGCCGCGAGCCCCTCGGGGCCCGGGACGCGGGTGCTCATCCTGGCCCGGCCCGATCAGCCCCTGACCGCGGCGGTCGAGGGCGCGCTCAGGGGCTACAGGTTCGCGCGGGCCTTCGAGGTGCGGGAGCCGTGGTTCCGGTACGGGACCGTGCTGAGAGTGTACCGGCGGGCCGAGGTGGCGGCCGCCGGAGGGAGGTCCTGA
- a CDS encoding YeeE/YedE family protein — MEGGARGNQVRVFVIIGFLSLVSIVTYGWSEYYIYLSAYLWFGVIYGMCLQYGRFCFSSAFRDLFAVGVPRMAVGIMIAMVLFGFVSALVTALGMSTFHAAPYGLHSVIAGLIFGVGMVLAGGCASGSLYKTGEGNGSAMLVVLSISVTQAVFVDVGGWVNALVPGAWRESALAKGLPASVNVGDGWVDQYLAGHVWNQPVATFGELLGLSNPFAAAYVGNVLVGIALPAALVLGWIYAGWARRPFLRRRAKAGQPAAGLGTELAGYWGMVMASKRTAVAGLCLGIAAGLHMLVMKGLQVKFGVTNFGELMSRMGFTFGISATGTVFDPGYWYVTTQEAQWVGWVFNRLGWGNMDNIFFGLNNGIPNPLINPADWMSIGLIGGAAVMALLHNEFKWKAPTRELATWAVLGGFLMGIGSRLGLGCNIGAFFVRVSEGDVSGWLFGLGMIAGAWVGVKFFSWWTERRMAREAAFDLA; from the coding sequence ATGGAGGGGGGCGCCAGAGGAAACCAGGTGCGGGTCTTCGTCATCATCGGCTTCCTCAGCCTGGTCAGCATCGTCACCTACGGCTGGAGCGAGTACTACATCTATCTCTCGGCTTACCTCTGGTTCGGAGTCATCTACGGGATGTGCCTGCAGTACGGCAGGTTCTGCTTCTCCTCGGCCTTCCGGGACCTCTTCGCGGTGGGCGTGCCGCGGATGGCCGTGGGGATCATGATCGCCATGGTGCTCTTCGGCTTCGTCTCCGCCCTCGTCACCGCGCTCGGGATGAGCACCTTCCACGCCGCCCCGTATGGGCTGCACTCCGTGATCGCGGGGCTGATCTTCGGCGTGGGCATGGTGCTGGCCGGCGGCTGCGCCTCGGGGTCGCTGTACAAGACCGGAGAGGGCAATGGCAGCGCCATGCTCGTGGTGCTCTCCATCAGCGTGACCCAGGCGGTATTCGTGGACGTGGGGGGCTGGGTCAATGCGCTGGTCCCGGGGGCCTGGCGCGAGTCGGCCCTGGCCAAGGGCCTCCCCGCCTCCGTCAACGTCGGCGACGGCTGGGTGGACCAGTACCTCGCCGGGCATGTCTGGAACCAGCCCGTGGCCACCTTCGGCGAGCTGCTGGGGCTCTCCAACCCCTTCGCGGCCGCCTATGTGGGGAATGTGCTGGTGGGGATCGCGCTGCCGGCGGCGCTGGTGCTGGGGTGGATCTACGCGGGCTGGGCGCGGCGCCCCTTCCTCAGGCGGCGGGCGAAGGCGGGGCAGCCGGCGGCCGGCCTCGGGACCGAGCTGGCCGGGTACTGGGGCATGGTCATGGCGTCCAAGCGCACGGCCGTGGCGGGGCTCTGTCTGGGGATCGCCGCGGGGCTGCACATGCTCGTGATGAAGGGACTCCAGGTGAAGTTCGGCGTGACGAACTTCGGCGAGCTGATGAGCCGCATGGGCTTCACCTTCGGCATCTCCGCCACGGGCACCGTGTTCGACCCGGGCTACTGGTACGTGACGACGCAGGAAGCCCAGTGGGTGGGGTGGGTGTTCAACCGGCTGGGCTGGGGGAACATGGACAACATCTTCTTCGGCCTCAACAACGGCATCCCCAACCCCCTCATCAACCCCGCCGACTGGATGTCCATCGGCCTCATCGGCGGCGCCGCCGTCATGGCACTCCTGCACAACGAGTTCAAGTGGAAGGCGCCCACGCGGGAGCTGGCGACGTGGGCCGTCCTGGGGGGCTTCCTCATGGGCATCGGCTCGCGGCTGGGGCTCGGGTGCAATATCGGCGCCTTCTTCGTCCGCGTGTCCGAGGGCGACGTGTCGGGCTGGCTCTTCGGGCTGGGCATGATCGCGGGCGCCTGGGTCGGCGTGAAGTTCTTCAGCTGGTGGACCGAGCGGAGGATGGCCCGCGAGGCCGCCTTCGACTTGGCCTGA
- a CDS encoding sulfurtransferase TusA family protein — translation MAMKFEKRADGEFLLDVRGYVCPHPQLYTKKALDKMQEGDTLELVFDNPSSAESIAAMCDTTGDEIVGRAMEKGTYTWKIRKTSET, via the coding sequence ATGGCGATGAAGTTCGAGAAGCGGGCCGACGGCGAGTTCCTGCTGGACGTGAGAGGGTATGTCTGCCCCCACCCGCAGCTGTACACGAAGAAGGCGCTGGACAAGATGCAGGAGGGGGACACGCTGGAGCTCGTGTTCGACAACCCGTCCTCGGCCGAGTCCATCGCCGCCATGTGCGACACCACGGGCGACGAGATCGTCGGCCGGGCGATGGAGAAGGGCACCTACACGTGGAAGATCCGCAAGACGAGCGAGACGTGA